One region of Jatrophihabitans cynanchi genomic DNA includes:
- a CDS encoding MCE family protein, with protein MLRRSVKVQLILFVVLTLVGVSYVSAEYVGLFRGIGSDACTISAEFPDSGGIFTNAEVTYRGVTVGRVGRLSLIDKGVKVDLHLDDCNDPKIPVSTAATVSDRSVIGEQYVNLVPPDGTGPYLKGGEIITMDKTRIPVSAQQLMTNLDALVTSVDIPSLQTTVTELGKAFANRGEALGSLLDSSNNVLETAQQNLPSTIALIQSAAKVLDTQLAEAQPLQSFTHSLNLLSQQLKASDGDIRKLLRNGPADVSVIGSFIKDNRTDLGATLANLASLGDVLVRHLDGIEEILELYPALAAGGQTSLGTGGSCGNATCGRLGFVLQSQMDPPDCGDPKKGGQGYGGTDRRQPSQTEPKAPNVGARCTAPVSSGTSVRGSANVPGGDPISESGGGVAYPRATTANTVRLGDVGGRAAILGDRSWIAILTTALN; from the coding sequence ATGCTGCGTCGATCGGTCAAGGTCCAGCTGATCCTGTTCGTCGTCCTGACCCTGGTGGGCGTGTCGTACGTGAGCGCCGAGTACGTCGGCCTGTTCCGGGGGATCGGATCGGACGCCTGCACCATCAGCGCCGAGTTCCCCGACTCCGGCGGCATCTTCACCAACGCCGAGGTCACCTACCGCGGTGTGACCGTCGGCCGGGTGGGCCGGCTGAGCCTGATCGACAAGGGCGTCAAGGTCGACCTGCACCTGGACGACTGCAACGACCCGAAGATCCCGGTCAGCACCGCCGCCACGGTCTCGGACCGGTCGGTGATCGGCGAGCAGTACGTGAACCTCGTCCCGCCCGACGGTACCGGGCCGTACCTGAAGGGCGGTGAGATCATCACGATGGACAAGACGCGCATCCCGGTATCGGCGCAGCAGCTGATGACCAACCTGGACGCGCTGGTCACCTCGGTCGACATCCCGTCGCTGCAGACGACCGTCACCGAGCTGGGCAAGGCGTTCGCCAACCGTGGCGAGGCGCTGGGCTCGCTGCTGGACTCGTCCAACAACGTGCTCGAGACGGCGCAGCAGAACCTGCCGAGCACCATCGCGCTCATCCAGTCGGCCGCGAAGGTGTTGGACACCCAGCTGGCCGAGGCGCAGCCGTTGCAGAGCTTCACGCACAGCTTGAACCTGCTGTCCCAGCAGCTGAAGGCGAGCGACGGCGACATCCGCAAGCTGCTGCGCAACGGCCCGGCCGACGTGTCGGTCATCGGCAGCTTCATCAAGGACAACCGGACCGACCTGGGTGCCACGCTGGCCAACCTGGCGTCCCTGGGCGACGTGCTGGTGCGCCACCTCGACGGGATCGAGGAGATCCTCGAGCTGTACCCGGCGCTCGCCGCGGGCGGGCAGACCTCCCTGGGCACCGGTGGCTCGTGCGGCAACGCCACCTGCGGCCGGCTGGGATTCGTGCTGCAGTCCCAGATGGACCCGCCGGACTGTGGCGACCCCAAAAAGGGCGGCCAGGGGTACGGCGGAACCGACCGCCGCCAGCCCAGCCAGACCGAGCCGAAGGCGCCGAACGTGGGTGCCCGCTGCACCGCGCCGGTCAGCAGCGGGACGAGCGTGCGCGGCTCGGCCAATGTGCCCGGCGGCGACCCGATCAGCGAGTCCGGCGGCGGGGTCGCCTACCCCCGCGCCACCACGGCGAACACTGTCAGACTGGGGGACGTCGGCGGTCGCGCCGCGATCCTCGGTGACCGGTCCTGGATCGCGATCTTGACCACCGCGCTGAACTGA
- a CDS encoding MCE family protein, which yields MSEPRTPPAAESEPVKTRRTNIGGKPFSARNPTPIGAIGLVLILVILWAAFNASKLPLIGGGTSYSAYFSEAAGLRSGDEVRVAGVKVGEVDEVALAGNKVKVTFRVKSAFIGDRSTAAIKLKTLLGAKYLSVDSTGTAKQRPGATIPLSRTTSPFDVYPAFTELTHTVQDIDTGALAKAFGVLSDDFKGTPASVQNVLSGMTRLSNTIASRDAQLRNLLQKANEVTGVLASRDADLQKLISDGGLLLDELNNRRAAIHSLLVNTTTLSTQLQGLVADNQKTLGPLLDQLHGLLTLLQKNQDSLDRGLALLGPFYRVFNNTLGNGRWFDNYIQNFSAGGVVGLLVGGGS from the coding sequence GTGAGCGAGCCCCGGACGCCGCCGGCCGCCGAGTCGGAGCCGGTCAAGACCCGCCGCACCAACATCGGCGGCAAGCCGTTCAGCGCGCGCAACCCCACGCCGATCGGCGCCATCGGCCTGGTGCTCATCCTGGTGATCCTGTGGGCCGCGTTCAATGCCAGCAAGCTGCCGCTGATCGGCGGCGGCACCTCGTACAGTGCGTACTTCTCCGAAGCCGCGGGGCTGCGCTCCGGTGACGAGGTGCGGGTCGCCGGCGTGAAGGTGGGTGAGGTCGACGAGGTCGCCCTGGCCGGCAACAAGGTCAAGGTCACCTTCCGGGTCAAGAGCGCCTTCATCGGTGACCGGAGCACCGCGGCTATCAAGCTGAAGACGCTGCTCGGTGCGAAGTACCTGTCCGTCGATTCGACGGGCACCGCGAAACAGCGGCCCGGTGCGACCATCCCGCTGTCCCGCACGACCTCGCCGTTCGACGTGTACCCCGCCTTCACCGAGCTGACCCACACCGTGCAGGACATCGACACCGGCGCGCTCGCGAAGGCTTTCGGGGTGCTGTCCGACGACTTCAAGGGCACCCCGGCCTCGGTGCAGAACGTGCTCAGCGGAATGACCCGGCTGTCCAACACCATCGCCTCGCGGGACGCGCAGCTGCGCAACCTGCTGCAGAAGGCCAACGAGGTCACCGGCGTGCTCGCCTCCCGCGACGCCGACCTGCAGAAACTGATCTCGGACGGTGGCCTGCTGCTGGACGAGCTGAACAACCGGCGGGCCGCGATCCACTCGCTGCTGGTGAACACCACGACGCTGTCGACCCAGCTGCAGGGTCTGGTCGCGGACAACCAGAAGACGCTCGGCCCGCTGCTGGACCAGCTGCACGGCCTGCTGACCCTGCTGCAGAAGAACCAGGACAGCCTCGACCGCGGCCTGGCGCTGCTCGGCCCGTTCTACCGGGTCTTCAACAACACCCTGGGCAACGGACGCTGGTTCGACAACTACATCCAGAACTTCAGCGCCGGCGGCGTCGTCGGGCTGCTCGTCGGGGGCGGCTCATGA
- a CDS encoding MCE family protein — protein sequence MTAVAKEAVTAILRRRALGLLYIVVVIALVALSIAFYNKTFTSVVTVTLKTDHTGNQLVEESDVKERGIIVGYVKSVHVDSGSGACVRETLTCVSVTLALDPGRVKLIPKNVSAQILPKTLFGEQYVSLTIPPQPGPAIEDGDEISQDRSQGALETEKVLGDLLPLLQAVKPAELNATLTALATALQGRGEKLGQTLVGLDNYLKAFNPHTKAMVDDLKKLGQVALEYNGVVPDIAATLQNLQTSAKTVIENKQRLDDLLTSVTGTSTIITSFLADNEQNLIRLVGTTDKVYGLLAEYSPEYTCLLAGLNTLADRADASIQNHQFQLSAQLDFTSMGKYKPGEQPRLVTGYGPSCMGLPHPAVPFRTPAKYQCMNDGAALTDAPCGQTKTSSQSQRALNSQEALGSPAENALVDSLVAGTLGTTPDHVPDIATALAAPLLRGQTVDIS from the coding sequence GTGACGGCGGTGGCGAAGGAGGCGGTGACGGCGATCCTGCGGCGGCGGGCTCTGGGCCTGCTGTACATCGTCGTGGTCATCGCTCTGGTGGCGCTGTCGATCGCCTTCTACAACAAGACGTTCACCAGCGTCGTCACCGTGACGCTCAAGACCGACCACACCGGCAACCAACTGGTCGAGGAGTCGGACGTCAAGGAGCGGGGCATCATCGTCGGCTACGTCAAGAGCGTGCACGTCGACTCCGGATCCGGCGCCTGCGTGCGCGAGACGTTGACCTGCGTGAGTGTCACGCTGGCGCTGGACCCCGGCCGGGTGAAGCTGATCCCGAAGAACGTGTCGGCGCAGATCCTGCCCAAGACACTGTTCGGCGAGCAGTACGTCTCGCTCACCATCCCGCCACAACCGGGCCCGGCGATCGAGGACGGCGACGAGATCAGCCAGGACCGCTCGCAGGGCGCGCTGGAGACCGAGAAGGTGCTCGGCGACCTGCTGCCACTGCTGCAGGCCGTCAAGCCGGCCGAACTGAACGCCACGTTGACCGCGCTCGCCACGGCACTGCAGGGGCGCGGCGAGAAGCTCGGCCAGACGCTGGTCGGCCTGGACAACTACCTCAAGGCGTTCAACCCGCACACCAAGGCCATGGTCGATGACCTGAAGAAGCTCGGCCAGGTCGCGCTCGAGTACAACGGCGTGGTCCCCGACATCGCGGCGACACTGCAGAACCTGCAGACGTCGGCGAAGACGGTGATCGAGAACAAGCAACGGCTCGACGACCTGCTGACGTCGGTAACCGGAACGTCCACGATCATCACCAGCTTCCTCGCCGACAACGAGCAGAACCTGATCCGGCTCGTCGGAACGACCGACAAGGTCTACGGCCTGCTCGCCGAGTACTCGCCCGAGTACACCTGCCTGCTGGCCGGGCTGAACACGCTCGCCGACCGGGCGGACGCCTCGATCCAGAACCACCAGTTCCAGTTGAGCGCGCAGCTGGACTTCACGAGCATGGGCAAGTACAAGCCGGGCGAGCAACCACGACTGGTGACCGGGTACGGCCCGAGCTGCATGGGACTGCCGCACCCGGCAGTGCCGTTCAGGACGCCGGCGAAGTACCAGTGCATGAACGACGGCGCCGCGCTGACCGATGCGCCGTGCGGGCAGACCAAGACCAGTTCGCAGTCGCAGCGGGCGTTGAACTCACAGGAGGCATTGGGCTCGCCGGCGGAGAACGCGCTGGTCGACTCGCTGGTCGCCGGCACGCTCGGCACCACGCCCGATCATGTCCCGGACATCGCCACGGCCCTCGCCGCGCCGCTGCTGCGCGGCCAGACGGTGGACATCTCATGA
- a CDS encoding MCE family protein → MARRGIVLAGVAGLAAAAVTLSGCGFSGLYSADLPGGADLGAHPYHVTVYFRDVLDLVPQSAVKVNDVAVGKVESIRLSAAEDGSRSGDPATNGWTARVTLLVNRDVQLPANARAEVKMTSLLGEKYVALQQPTDKPAATELKNGSVIPIDHTGSAPEVEEVLGALSLLLNGGGLQQIRIITTELNKALKGNEGAVRDLLGQLNTFVGTLDRQKNDIVDALEALDRLAVSLNAQKRTIVNALDTFPQALQILKDERGQLVTMLSSLANLGDVATRVITGTEQNFVSSLNSLTPVLHELAAAGQNLPRAMKVALSFPFPVGKTTEMIRGDYANLHLYLDFNLTNELCGLNKKLCNLVPAGAGDVAATPLTTDSSGASSLQPALIGVGR, encoded by the coding sequence ATGGCGCGCCGTGGGATCGTCCTCGCCGGGGTCGCCGGCCTCGCCGCAGCAGCCGTGACGCTGTCCGGCTGCGGGTTCTCCGGGCTGTACAGCGCGGACCTGCCCGGCGGCGCCGACCTGGGCGCGCATCCGTACCACGTCACCGTCTACTTCCGCGACGTACTGGACCTCGTGCCGCAGTCGGCGGTCAAGGTCAACGACGTCGCCGTCGGCAAGGTGGAGTCGATCCGGCTCAGTGCGGCCGAGGACGGCAGCCGGAGCGGGGATCCGGCCACCAACGGCTGGACGGCCCGGGTGACGCTGCTGGTCAACCGCGACGTCCAGCTTCCGGCGAACGCGCGCGCCGAGGTGAAGATGACCTCGCTGCTGGGGGAGAAGTACGTCGCCCTGCAGCAGCCGACCGACAAGCCCGCCGCGACCGAGCTGAAGAACGGTTCGGTCATCCCGATCGATCACACCGGCAGCGCGCCGGAGGTCGAGGAGGTGCTCGGGGCGCTCTCGCTGCTGCTCAACGGCGGCGGCCTGCAGCAGATCCGGATCATCACCACCGAGCTGAACAAGGCGCTCAAGGGCAACGAGGGCGCCGTCCGTGACCTGCTGGGTCAGCTGAACACGTTCGTCGGCACCCTGGATCGCCAGAAGAACGACATCGTCGACGCACTGGAGGCGCTGGACCGGCTCGCCGTCAGCCTCAACGCGCAGAAGCGCACCATCGTGAACGCCCTGGACACCTTCCCGCAGGCGCTGCAGATCCTCAAGGACGAGCGCGGCCAGCTGGTCACGATGCTCTCCAGCCTGGCCAACCTGGGTGACGTCGCGACCCGGGTGATCACCGGAACCGAGCAGAACTTCGTCTCCTCGCTGAACAGTCTCACCCCGGTGCTGCACGAGCTCGCCGCGGCCGGCCAGAACCTGCCCAGGGCGATGAAGGTGGCGCTCAGCTTCCCGTTCCCGGTCGGCAAGACCACCGAAATGATCCGCGGCGACTACGCCAACTTGCACCTGTATCTCGACTTCAACCTCACGAACGAGCTGTGCGGGCTGAACAAGAAGCTGTGCAACCTGGTGCCCGCCGGGGCCGGCGACGTAGCCGCGACGCCGCTGACGACGGACTCGTCCGGGGCAAGTTCGCTGCAGCCCGCGCTGATCGGAGTGGGCAGGTGA
- the rpoB gene encoding DNA-directed RNA polymerase subunit beta: MAVSRSGKSSSTHGKSFGIPGSPPRTSFAKIREPLEVPNLLALQTESFDWLVGNEAWQARISDSTTPEHSGLAEILTELSPIEDFSGSMSLSFSNPRFEDVKASIEECKDKDMTYAAPLFVTAEFTNNTTGEIKSQTVFMGDFPMMTRKGTFVINGTERVVVSQLVRSPGVYFDRTIDKASDIDVYSVKVIPGRGAWLEFDVDKRSTVGVRIDRKRRQPVTVLLKALGWTEDRIREHFSWSKLITDTLDKDHIASSDEALLDIYRKLRPGEPPTRESAQALLENLFFNPKRYDLAKVGRYKANKKLGVDAPISTGTLTEDDIVRTIEYLVHLAQGDEGYETDDIDHFGNRRLRTVGELIQNQIRVGLSRMERVVRERMTTQDVEAITPQTLINIRPVVASIKEFFGTSQLSQFMDQTNPLAGLTHKRRLSALGPGGLSRDRAGMDVRDVHPSHYGRMCPIETPEGPNIGLIGSLASYGRVNAFGFIETPYRKVTAGRVTDQIDYLSADEEDKHVIAQANAIIDADGNFTEGKVLCRKKGGEVDLIEPDDVDYMDVSPRQMVSVASAMIPFLEHDDANRALMGANMQRQAVPLLRSESPLVGTGMELRAAVDASDVLTAEKAGVVTDLSADYITVMADDGTHQTYRLAKFARSNQGTSFNQKPIVNEGDRVEVGQVLADGPSTDNGEMALGKNLLVAYMPWEGHNYEDAIILNQRLVQDDVLTSIHIEEHEVDARDTKLGAEEITRDIPNVSEEVLADLDERGIVRIGADVVPGDVLVGKVTPKGETELTPEERLLRAIFGEKAREVRDTSLKVPHGEAGKVIGVRVFSREDGDELPAGVNELVRVYIAQKRKIQPGDKLAGRHGNKGVISIILAPEDMPFLEDGTPVDIVLNPLGVPSRMNVGQVLESHLGWVAKTGWQVEGKPKWAAHLPEHAWQGDPDTKVATPVFDGAREEEITGLLASTKATRDGVQLIGSTGKARLFDGRSGEPFPEPVSVGYTYILKLLHLVDDKIHARSTGPYSMITQQPLGGKAQFGGQRFGEMECWAMQAYGAAYALQELLTIKSDDILGRVKVYEAIVKGENIPEPGIPESFKVLLKELQSLCLNVEVLSSDGQTVEMRDTDDDVYRAAEELGIDLSRRFEPSSVEEV; encoded by the coding sequence TTGGCAGTCTCCCGCTCCGGTAAGTCAAGTTCCACACACGGCAAGTCGTTCGGTATCCCGGGTTCACCGCCCCGGACGTCCTTCGCCAAGATCCGCGAGCCGCTGGAGGTGCCGAACCTCCTCGCGTTGCAGACCGAGTCCTTCGACTGGCTGGTCGGCAACGAGGCCTGGCAGGCGCGCATCTCCGACTCGACCACACCGGAGCACTCCGGTCTGGCCGAGATCCTCACCGAGCTGTCCCCGATCGAGGACTTCTCCGGCTCGATGAGCCTGTCCTTCTCCAACCCGCGCTTCGAGGACGTCAAGGCGTCGATCGAGGAGTGCAAGGACAAGGACATGACCTACGCGGCCCCGTTGTTCGTCACGGCCGAGTTCACCAACAACACCACCGGCGAGATCAAGAGCCAGACGGTGTTCATGGGCGACTTCCCGATGATGACCCGCAAGGGCACCTTCGTGATCAACGGCACCGAGCGCGTGGTCGTCAGCCAGCTGGTCCGCTCGCCCGGCGTCTACTTCGACCGGACGATCGACAAGGCGTCGGACATCGACGTCTACTCCGTCAAGGTCATCCCGGGCCGCGGCGCGTGGCTGGAGTTCGACGTCGACAAGCGCTCCACCGTGGGCGTCCGCATCGACCGCAAGCGCCGGCAGCCGGTCACCGTGCTGCTGAAGGCGCTCGGCTGGACCGAGGACCGGATCCGCGAGCACTTCAGCTGGTCCAAGCTGATCACCGACACCCTCGACAAGGACCACATCGCGTCCTCGGACGAGGCGCTGCTGGACATCTACCGCAAGCTGCGCCCGGGCGAGCCGCCGACGCGCGAGTCGGCGCAGGCGCTGCTGGAGAACCTCTTCTTCAACCCCAAGCGCTACGACCTGGCCAAGGTGGGCCGCTACAAGGCCAACAAGAAGCTGGGCGTCGACGCGCCGATCTCGACCGGCACGCTCACCGAGGACGACATCGTCCGCACCATCGAGTACCTGGTGCACCTCGCGCAGGGTGACGAGGGCTACGAGACCGACGACATCGACCACTTCGGCAACCGCCGGCTGCGCACGGTCGGCGAGCTGATCCAGAACCAGATCCGGGTCGGGCTGTCCCGCATGGAGCGCGTCGTCCGCGAGCGGATGACCACCCAGGACGTCGAGGCGATCACGCCGCAGACCCTGATCAACATCCGGCCGGTCGTCGCCTCCATCAAGGAGTTCTTCGGCACCAGCCAGCTGTCGCAGTTCATGGACCAGACCAACCCGCTCGCCGGTCTGACCCACAAGCGCCGGCTGTCCGCGCTCGGCCCGGGTGGCCTGTCCCGCGACCGAGCCGGCATGGACGTCCGCGACGTGCACCCGTCGCACTACGGCCGCATGTGCCCGATCGAGACGCCGGAAGGCCCGAACATCGGCCTGATCGGCTCGCTCGCGTCCTACGGGCGGGTGAACGCCTTCGGCTTCATCGAGACGCCGTACCGCAAGGTCACCGCCGGCCGGGTCACCGACCAGATCGACTACCTGTCCGCCGACGAGGAGGACAAGCACGTCATCGCCCAGGCCAACGCGATCATCGACGCCGACGGCAACTTCACCGAGGGCAAGGTGCTGTGCCGCAAGAAGGGCGGCGAGGTCGACCTGATCGAGCCGGACGACGTCGACTACATGGACGTCTCGCCGCGCCAGATGGTGTCGGTCGCGTCCGCGATGATCCCGTTCCTCGAGCACGACGACGCGAACCGGGCCCTGATGGGCGCCAACATGCAGCGCCAGGCGGTTCCGCTGCTGCGTTCGGAGTCGCCGCTGGTCGGCACCGGCATGGAGCTGCGCGCCGCGGTCGACGCGTCCGACGTACTCACCGCCGAGAAGGCCGGCGTGGTCACCGACCTGTCCGCCGACTACATCACGGTGATGGCCGACGACGGCACGCACCAGACGTACCGGCTGGCCAAGTTCGCCCGCTCCAACCAGGGCACCAGCTTCAACCAGAAGCCGATCGTCAACGAGGGCGACCGGGTCGAGGTGGGCCAGGTGCTCGCCGACGGTCCGTCGACGGACAACGGTGAGATGGCGCTGGGCAAGAACCTGCTGGTCGCCTACATGCCGTGGGAGGGCCACAACTACGAGGACGCGATCATCCTCAACCAGCGTCTCGTGCAGGACGACGTGCTCACCTCGATCCACATCGAGGAGCACGAGGTCGACGCGCGCGACACCAAGCTGGGCGCCGAGGAGATCACCCGGGACATCCCGAACGTCTCCGAAGAGGTGCTGGCCGACCTCGACGAGCGCGGCATCGTGCGCATCGGCGCCGACGTCGTGCCCGGCGACGTCCTGGTCGGCAAGGTGACGCCGAAGGGCGAGACCGAGCTGACCCCGGAGGAGCGGCTGCTGCGCGCGATCTTCGGCGAGAAGGCCCGCGAGGTCCGCGACACGTCGCTGAAGGTCCCGCACGGCGAGGCCGGCAAGGTCATCGGCGTCCGGGTGTTCAGCCGGGAGGACGGCGACGAGCTGCCCGCCGGGGTGAACGAACTGGTCCGCGTCTACATAGCCCAGAAGCGCAAGATCCAGCCGGGCGACAAGCTGGCCGGCCGGCACGGCAACAAGGGCGTCATCTCGATCATCCTGGCGCCGGAGGACATGCCGTTCCTCGAGGACGGCACCCCGGTCGACATCGTGCTCAACCCGCTCGGCGTGCCGAGCCGGATGAACGTCGGCCAGGTGCTCGAGTCACACCTGGGCTGGGTGGCCAAGACCGGCTGGCAGGTCGAGGGCAAGCCCAAGTGGGCCGCCCACCTGCCCGAGCACGCCTGGCAGGGCGACCCGGACACCAAGGTCGCGACGCCCGTCTTCGACGGTGCGCGCGAGGAGGAGATCACCGGGCTGCTCGCCTCGACCAAGGCGACCCGCGACGGCGTCCAGCTGATCGGGTCCACCGGCAAGGCGCGGCTGTTCGACGGCCGCTCCGGCGAGCCGTTCCCGGAGCCGGTCAGCGTCGGCTACACCTACATCCTCAAGCTGCTGCACCTGGTCGATGACAAGATCCACGCCCGCTCGACCGGCCCGTACTCGATGATCACCCAGCAGCCGCTGGGCGGTAAGGCACAGTTCGGTGGCCAGCGCTTCGGTGAGATGGAGTGCTGGGCGATGCAGGCCTACGGCGCCGCGTACGCGCTGCAGGAACTGCTCACCATCAAGTCCGACGACATCCTCGGCCGGGTCAAGGTGTACGAGGCGATCGTCAAGGGCGAGAACATCCCCGAGCCGGGCATTCCGGAGTCGTTCAAGGTGCTGCTGAAGGAACTTCAGTCGCTGTGCCTGAACGTCGAGGTGCTCTCCAGCGACGGGCAGACGGTCGAGATGCGCGACACCGACGACGACGTGTACCGCGCCGCCGAAGAGCTCGGCATCGACCTGTCCCGCCGGTTCGAACCGTCCAGCGTCGAAGAAGTCTGA
- a CDS encoding MCE family protein: MRGLLSPLIKLVIFLIVTAFATYVLGATIANSSFGSTNSYKAIFSDASGVTVGDDVRIAGVRVGSVSGIKVVDHDKAQLTFSVQKSRPLPTSVEATLRYRNLVGQRYLDIAQGPGDSNATLKPNAVIPESQTHPAVDLTVLFAGFQPLFQGLAADQINQLSGEIISALQGEGGSLELLLSTLGDLTNSLADKDKVIGDVVTNLGSVLTTVGSRDAELSNLIVQLQGFVSGLAQDRTTIGNAINGINDLATSTAGLLTKARGPLAKDITELTGLVGNLNQGSGTVQTFLQDLPPTVAGLIRTASYGSWLNFYLCSITGAITLPGGAKSLDLGLVPTTTAARCNS; encoded by the coding sequence ATGAGGGGCCTGCTGTCACCGCTGATCAAGCTGGTGATCTTCCTGATCGTGACCGCGTTCGCCACGTACGTCCTGGGCGCGACCATCGCCAACAGCAGCTTCGGGTCGACGAACTCCTACAAGGCGATCTTCTCCGACGCCTCGGGCGTGACCGTCGGCGACGACGTGCGCATCGCCGGGGTCCGGGTCGGCTCGGTCAGCGGCATCAAGGTCGTCGACCACGACAAGGCGCAGCTCACCTTCTCGGTGCAGAAGTCGCGGCCGTTGCCGACGTCGGTCGAGGCGACCTTGCGCTACCGCAACCTAGTCGGCCAGCGCTACCTCGACATCGCGCAGGGGCCCGGAGACAGCAACGCGACGCTCAAGCCGAACGCGGTCATCCCGGAGAGTCAGACCCACCCCGCTGTAGACCTGACCGTGCTGTTCGCCGGCTTCCAGCCGCTGTTCCAGGGTCTGGCCGCCGACCAGATCAACCAGCTGTCCGGCGAGATCATCTCGGCGCTGCAGGGTGAGGGCGGCAGCCTGGAGCTGCTCCTGAGCACCCTGGGCGACCTGACCAACAGCCTGGCCGACAAGGACAAGGTGATCGGGGACGTCGTCACCAACCTCGGCTCGGTGCTCACCACGGTCGGCAGCCGCGATGCGGAACTGTCGAACCTGATCGTGCAACTGCAGGGGTTCGTGTCCGGGCTGGCCCAGGACCGCACCACGATCGGTAACGCGATCAACGGAATCAACGACCTGGCCACCTCAACGGCCGGGCTGCTCACCAAGGCGCGCGGCCCATTGGCGAAGGACATCACCGAACTGACCGGCCTCGTCGGCAACCTGAACCAGGGCAGCGGGACGGTGCAGACCTTCCTGCAGGATCTGCCCCCGACGGTGGCCGGCCTGATCCGCACGGCCAGCTACGGGTCCTGGCTCAACTTCTACCTGTGCTCGATCACCGGCGCGATCACGCTGCCCGGCGGCGCCAAGAGCCTGGACCTCGGGCTGGTGCCGACGACGACGGCTGCGAGGTGCAACTCGTGA
- a CDS encoding MCE family protein produces MIARLSANLTRVVVGVVVVAVALGVGLYVLLGGRGTRSVTAHFASAVGVYPGTPVEILGVKVGKVDNVTPQGASVAVKLEYDSKYDVPADAVAVIIANSLVSDRYVQLAPAYNGGPKLASGATIPLSRTASPAELDDIYAALDKLSTALGPNGANSDGALDTFVKVAAANLQGNGAALGQSITALSQAAKTLSDGREDLFGTVKNLQAFTQALAASDTQVRHFEEQLAQVAGDLANERADLGAALHNLGNALDSVATFVHDNAAKVHTDLSGLKDITGVLIKQKASINETLAVGPIALANLVHAYQDDLGVVGTRSNLASITDPGQICLLLNAGGLLAPVGNLLGPLTGEIAKTCQQVIAKLPGGGSLPSGVDPAALQALIQQLLDGGLGGLIPVGGG; encoded by the coding sequence ATGATCGCCAGGCTGTCCGCGAACCTGACCAGGGTCGTGGTCGGGGTAGTCGTCGTCGCGGTCGCGCTCGGCGTCGGGCTGTACGTGCTGCTCGGCGGTCGCGGGACCCGCTCGGTCACCGCGCACTTCGCGTCCGCGGTCGGCGTGTATCCCGGCACTCCGGTCGAGATCCTGGGCGTGAAGGTCGGCAAGGTCGACAACGTCACTCCGCAGGGTGCCTCGGTCGCGGTCAAGTTGGAGTACGACAGCAAGTACGACGTCCCCGCCGATGCGGTCGCGGTGATCATCGCGAACTCCCTGGTCAGCGATCGCTACGTCCAGCTGGCGCCGGCGTACAACGGCGGTCCGAAGCTCGCCTCCGGCGCCACGATCCCGCTGTCCCGCACCGCCTCGCCCGCCGAGCTGGACGACATCTACGCCGCACTGGACAAGCTCTCGACCGCGCTCGGCCCGAACGGCGCGAACTCCGACGGTGCGCTGGACACGTTCGTCAAGGTCGCGGCCGCCAACCTGCAGGGCAACGGCGCCGCGCTCGGCCAGAGCATCACCGCGCTGTCGCAGGCGGCCAAGACCCTCTCCGACGGTCGGGAGGACCTGTTCGGCACGGTGAAGAACCTGCAGGCGTTCACCCAGGCGCTCGCCGCGAGCGACACCCAGGTCCGGCACTTCGAGGAGCAGTTGGCACAGGTCGCCGGCGATCTGGCGAACGAGCGCGCCGACCTGGGAGCCGCGCTGCACAATCTCGGCAACGCCCTGGACTCGGTCGCCACGTTCGTCCACGACAACGCCGCCAAGGTGCACACCGATCTGAGCGGGCTCAAGGACATCACCGGGGTCCTGATCAAGCAGAAGGCGTCGATCAACGAGACGCTGGCGGTCGGGCCGATCGCGCTCGCGAACCTGGTGCACGCGTACCAGGACGACCTCGGCGTCGTCGGCACCCGGAGCAATCTCGCCTCCATCACCGACCCCGGCCAGATCTGCCTGCTGCTGAACGCCGGCGGCCTGCTCGCGCCGGTCGGCAACCTGCTCGGGCCGCTGACCGGCGAGATCGCCAAGACCTGCCAGCAGGTGATCGCCAAGCTTCCCGGCGGCGGCTCGCTGCCGTCCGGCGTGGATCCGGCCGCGCTGCAGGCGCTGATCCAGCAGTTGCTCGACGGCGGCCTCGGCGGCCTGATCCCGGTAGGTGGTGGCTGA